One Setaria viridis chromosome 3, Setaria_viridis_v4.0, whole genome shotgun sequence DNA window includes the following coding sequences:
- the LOC117847249 gene encoding pathogenesis-related thaumatin-like protein 3.5: MEKKLKFALLPLLCFFLLLSGSAECARVFTIINQCKTVIWPAVTPGESFGGGGFSLRPGQSMVFTAPVGWSGRIWGRTDCSFDASGNGSCSTGSCGSSLRCGASGAPPASLAEFTLAAVDYYDVSLVDGFNLPMVIKPVNGQGNCSAAGCDGDLRQTCPSELAVRANGRTVACRSACDVFNTDQYCCRGQFGNPATCQPTFYSKKFKEACPTAYSYAYDDPTSIFTCSNADYIITFCSSRKQSACSYHNNRLVCSSASSLLSRSFISSTLLMLALLFTISV, translated from the exons ATGGAGAAGAAGTTGAAATTTGCTCTGCTGCCTCTACTCTGCTTCTTCTTACTGTTATCAG GTTCTGCGGAGTGTGCCCGCGTGTTCACCATCATCAACCAGTGCAAGACGGTGATCTGGCCTGCGGTGACCCCCGGCGagagcttcggcggcggcgggttctcGCTCCGGCCGGGGCAGTCGATGGTGTTCACGGCGCCGGTGGGGTGGTCGGGCCGCATCTGGGGCCGCACCGACTGCAGCTTCGACGCGTCCGGGAACGGCTCCTGCTCCACGGGCTCATGCGGGTCGTCGCTCCGGTGCGGCGCCTCCGGCGCGCCACCCGCGAGCCTGGCCGAGTTCACGCTCGCCGCGGTGGACTACTACGACGTGAGCCTGGTGGACGGGTTCAACCTGCCGATGGTGATCAAGCCGGTGAACGGGCAGGGCAACTGCAGCGCGGCGGGGTGCGACGGCGACCTCCGGCAGACGTGCCCGTCGGAGCTGGCGGTGAGGGCCAACGGGCGgacggtggcgtgccggagcgcCTGCGACGTGTTCAACACGGACCAGTACTGCTGCCGGGGGCAGTTCGGGAACCCGGCGACGTGCCAGCCAACCTTCTACTCCAAGAAGTTCAAGGAGGCGTGCCCCACCGCCTACAGCTACGCCTACGACGACCCCACCAGCATCTTCACCTGCTCAAACGCCGACTACATCATCACCTTCTGCTCCAGCAGGAAGCAATCCGCATGCTCGTACCACAACAACCGCCTCGTCTGCAGCAGCGCCTCCTCCCTCTTGAGCAGATCCTTCATATCGTCCACACTCCTCATGCTCGCGCTGCTCTTCACCATCAGCGTTTAA
- the LOC117850257 gene encoding uncharacterized protein isoform X2, with translation MGNMTRSDSPVSRRIVLSFLDFLNSVELAPGADPEALEVARDCLESIFSVNSSAAGEEIQPGLLLELFSSLEANERDKPRPGLVSQSVSNKPSQSASTSNIEEDSNKCTTSNSGSQVEDTFDLDHSGDELFAKVYAALDEINFFKTSSAGAEDPGQLSKATQYFNEAVLSMQKSGRKKASLVDLAESFKSRGNEFMRSNQHLKAVELYTCAMALSRKNAIYYCNRAAAYTLLNMNKEAIEDCLRSIEIDPNYSKAYSRLGSAYFALGNYQDALYKGYLKAAELDPSNENVWQNIEVTKKKLAEQQVPPEEQVLSVETTYAFQMEFEMSPTNKIHTHVKLKDHIQCLQVMVFLLIYFHRVVLQVLNSLPTSSIVDPILANHHLDIR, from the exons ATGGGGAACATGACCCGCTCGGACTCGCCCGTCTCCCGCCGCAtcgtcctctccttcctcgacTTCCTCAACTCAG TTGAATTAGCTCCTGGGGCTGATCCTGAAGCTCTCGAAGTTGCTAGGGATTGCCTGGAATCTATTTTTAGTGTCAACTCATCAGCCGCTGGCGAGGAGATACAACCAGGACTGTTACTTGAACTATTTTCTTCTCTCGAAGCTAATGAAAGAGATAAGCCAAGACCTGGATTGGTATCGCAATCAGTATCAAACAAGCCATCGCAAAGCGCGAGTACATCTAATATTGAGGAGGACTCAAATAAATGTACAACATCAAAT AGTGGCAGCCAGGTGGAGGATACCTTCGACTTAG ACCATTCAGGAGACGAACTATTTGCAAAAGTTTATGCTGCACTCGATGAAATCAATTTCTTTAAGACATCATCTGCTGGAGCTGAAGATCCTGGCCAACTTTCAAAAGCAACACAATATTTCAATGAAGCAGTACTA TCAATGCAAAAGTCAGGAAGGAAAAAGGCAAGCTTAGTAGACCTTGCAGAGTCCTTCAAATCAAGAG GTAACGAATTCATGAGATCAAACCAACACCTTAAAGCAGTAGAACTGTACACCTGTGCCATGGCATTGAGCAGGAAAAATGCTATTTACTATTGTAACAG GGCTGCTGCATATACCCTTCTTAATATGAACAAAGAAGCTATTGAGGATTGCCTAAGGTCAATCGAAATTGATCCCAACTATAGTAAAGCATATAGCCGACTTGGATCTGCTTATTTTGCTCTGGGGAATTATCAAGATGCGTTATACAAGGGCTACTTGAAAG CCGCTGAGCTTGATCCTAGTAATGAAAATGTCTGGCAGAATATTGAG GTCACCAAAAAGAAATTGGCTGAACAACAAGTCCCACCAGAAGAGCAGGTACTGTCAGTAGAAACTACCTATGCCTTTCAGATGGAGTTTGAGATGTCTCCTACAAATAA AATACACACGCACGTCAAGCTCAAGGATCACATCCAATGTTTACAAGTAATGGTATTCCTTTTAATCTATTTCCACCGGGTAGTTCTCCAAGTCCTGAATTCTTTGCCAACTTCATCAATCGTGGATCCGATCTTGGCCAACCACCATCTGGACATTCGATAA
- the LOC117850257 gene encoding uncharacterized protein isoform X1: MGNMTRSDSPVSRRIVLSFLDFLNSVELAPGADPEALEVARDCLESIFSVNSSAAGEEIQPGLLLELFSSLEANERDKPRPGLVSQSVSNKPSQSASTSNIEEDSNKCTTSNSGSQVEDTFDLDHSGDELFAKVYAALDEINFFKTSSAGAEDPGQLSKATQYFNEAVLSMQKSGRKKASLVDLAESFKSRGNEFMRSNQHLKAVELYTCAMALSRKNAIYYCNRAAAYTLLNMNKEAIEDCLRSIEIDPNYSKAYSRLGSAYFALGNYQDALYKGYLKAAELDPSNENVWQNIEVTKKKLAEQQVPPEEQNTHARQAQGSHPMFTSNGIPFNLFPPGSSPSPEFFANFINRGSDLGQPPSGHSISINLNDIFGQANVNASGQGSSQTGNSNPPPASVPTGAAVPPFAFSGSGNEGNQAREASSGQEREHGEPGIHINLTGPEQAAEALRTVMQMFGPQMGPHEGAPRGPG, translated from the exons ATGGGGAACATGACCCGCTCGGACTCGCCCGTCTCCCGCCGCAtcgtcctctccttcctcgacTTCCTCAACTCAG TTGAATTAGCTCCTGGGGCTGATCCTGAAGCTCTCGAAGTTGCTAGGGATTGCCTGGAATCTATTTTTAGTGTCAACTCATCAGCCGCTGGCGAGGAGATACAACCAGGACTGTTACTTGAACTATTTTCTTCTCTCGAAGCTAATGAAAGAGATAAGCCAAGACCTGGATTGGTATCGCAATCAGTATCAAACAAGCCATCGCAAAGCGCGAGTACATCTAATATTGAGGAGGACTCAAATAAATGTACAACATCAAAT AGTGGCAGCCAGGTGGAGGATACCTTCGACTTAG ACCATTCAGGAGACGAACTATTTGCAAAAGTTTATGCTGCACTCGATGAAATCAATTTCTTTAAGACATCATCTGCTGGAGCTGAAGATCCTGGCCAACTTTCAAAAGCAACACAATATTTCAATGAAGCAGTACTA TCAATGCAAAAGTCAGGAAGGAAAAAGGCAAGCTTAGTAGACCTTGCAGAGTCCTTCAAATCAAGAG GTAACGAATTCATGAGATCAAACCAACACCTTAAAGCAGTAGAACTGTACACCTGTGCCATGGCATTGAGCAGGAAAAATGCTATTTACTATTGTAACAG GGCTGCTGCATATACCCTTCTTAATATGAACAAAGAAGCTATTGAGGATTGCCTAAGGTCAATCGAAATTGATCCCAACTATAGTAAAGCATATAGCCGACTTGGATCTGCTTATTTTGCTCTGGGGAATTATCAAGATGCGTTATACAAGGGCTACTTGAAAG CCGCTGAGCTTGATCCTAGTAATGAAAATGTCTGGCAGAATATTGAG GTCACCAAAAAGAAATTGGCTGAACAACAAGTCCCACCAGAAGAGCAG AATACACACGCACGTCAAGCTCAAGGATCACATCCAATGTTTACAAGTAATGGTATTCCTTTTAATCTATTTCCACCGGGTAGTTCTCCAAGTCCTGAATTCTTTGCCAACTTCATCAATCGTGGATCCGATCTTGGCCAACCACCATCTGGACATTCGATAAGTATAAATTTGAATGACATTTTTGGTCAAGCCAATGTCAATGCTAGTGGGCAAGGATCAAGTCAAACAGGAAATTCAAACCCTCCACCTGCTTCTGTTCCAACTGGTGCTGCAGTTCCTCCTTTTGCCTTCTCAGGATCAGGTAATGAAGGAAATCAGGCACGCGAAGCTTCTAGTGGACAAGAAAGGGAACATGGTGAACCAGGCATCCATATAAACTTGACAGGACCCGAGCAGGCTGCAGAGGCTCTGAGAACTGTGATGCAGATGTTTGGGCCACAGATGGGTCCGCATGAAGGGGCACCTAGAG GACCAGGTTAA
- the LOC117847955 gene encoding RNA demethylase ALKBH9B has protein sequence MSGPAAAAAADGNGMERVRRKKDFRHMERVEGRMVNVLQGLELHTGVFSPAEQQRIVDAVHHLQDMGRRGLLRGRSYSEPRKWMRGKGRATIQFGCCYNYATDRHGNPPGIIRDEEVDPLPPLLKSMIRRLVDWRVLPPSCVPDSCIVNIYDVDDCIPPHIDHHDFLRPFCTVSFLAECSILFGRDLRVLGPGEFAGSTSISLPVGSVLVLSGNGADVAKHCVPAVPARRISITFRKMDNSKLPFNFRPDPDLLQNNLAPLLPHPAPAQPAVTNTTTSPPLDKGIRPQQQQKRQGPTTSAAAVRAGQMTGGGPSSSGFISLSSDDFPALGASPATATAAPARRGKGRR, from the exons atgtcaggccccgcagcagcagcggccgccGACGGGAACGGGATGGAGAGGGTTCGCCGGAAAAAGGACTTCAGGCACATGGAGCGCGTGGAGGGGCGCATGGTGAACGTCCTCCAGGGCCTGGAGCTGCACACCGGCGTCTTCTCCCCCGCCGAGCAGCAGCGCATCGTCGACGCCGTCCACCACCTGCAGGACATGGGCCGACGGGGCCTCCTCAGAG GACGTAGCTACTCGGAGCCTCGCAAGTGGATGCGTGGCAAGGGCCGCGCCACCATCCAGTTCGGCTGCTGCTACAACTACGCCACTGACCGCCACGGCAACCCGCCGGGGATCATCCGCGACGAGGAGGTGgacccgctgccgccgctgctcaaGTCCATGATCCGCCGCCTCGTCGACTGGCGCGTCCTGCCGCCGTCCTGCGTCCCCGACAGCTGCATCGTCAACATCTACGACGTCGACGACTGCATCCCGCCGCACATCGACCACCACGACTTCCTCCGACCCTTCTGCACCGTCTCCTTCCTGGCTGAGTGCAGCATCCTCTTCGGCAGGGACCTCAGGGTCCTGGGTCCTGGAGAGTTCGCCGGCTCAACCTCCATCTCGCTCCCCGTCGGCTCCGTCCTCGTGCTCAGCGGCAATGGTGCCGACGTCGCCAAGCACTGCGTCCCGGCCGTGCCTGCCAGGAGGATCTCCATCACCTTCCGTAAGATGGACAACAGCAAGCTGCCCTTCAACTTCAGGCCCGACCCGGACCTCCTGCAGAACAACCTTGCGCCATTATTGCCGCACCCTGCTCCTGCTCAGCCGGCGGTGACCAACACTACCACCAGCCCCCCGCTGGACAAGGGCATCAggccccagcagcagcagaagagaCAGGGGCCTACAACAAGTGCTGCTGCCGTCAGAGCGGGACAGATGACAGGAGGCGGCCCCAGCAGCAGCGGGTTCATCAGCCTCTCCTCCGATGACTTCCCGGCGCTCGGTGCTTCGCCCGCAACGGCAACGGCTGCTCCTGCTAGGAGAGGCAAAGGAAGGCGATAG
- the LOC117850258 gene encoding uncharacterized protein gives MVEPGRSAAAREANTKKSSTSTGAAMKKKLMSKKPEKEKDGSGGCRTTRKQSSHCREPESPSYRLALKSIFSCRNSQQQPDSGSRSSNKLGCSAPSICKLKDSDSSQRQRVAQRPAADETAGEPCKRRASVSGGSERRVKKPLSEVSSVSKQLQLQRGGSSLSSSSSSGGGSFRAGMQLRRLSGCYECHMVVDPVSGSGSGSSSMRATTVCPCPDCGEIFVRQESLQLHQSIRHAVSELGADDTSRNIIEIIFQSSWLKKQSPVCKVERILKVHNTARTLARFEEYRDAVKAKAAAQQQQQPAAKTTKHPRCTADGNELLRFHCATLACELGLNGATHLCSSSGGGGCGACAIIRDGFKINNAGDGGGVRTMATSGRAHDAVAGAPLDQEEEERRCRAMLVCRVIAGRVKRPTQLGEEEEASSEEFDSVAASAGVYSNLEELQVFNPRAILPCFVVVYKAAY, from the exons ATGGTGGAACCAGGCAGATCGGCAGCGGCAAGGGAGGCCAATACGAAGAAGAGTAGCACTTCCACTGGCGCCGCCATGAAGAAGAAACTGATGAGCAAGAAGCCGGAGAAGGAGAAAGACGGCAGTGGTGGCTGCAGGACGACGAGAAAGCAGAGCAGCCACTGCAGGGAGCCGGAGAGCCCATCCTACAGGTTAGCCCTCAAGAGCATCTTCTCATGCAGAAACAGCCAGCAGCAGCCGGACAGCGGCAGCCGGAGCAGCAACAAGCTGGGCTGCTCCGCGCCGTCCATCTGCAAGCTCAAGGACAGCGACAGCAGCCAGAGGCAGAGGGTGGCGCagaggccggcggcggacgagaCGGCGGGCGAGCCCTgcaagcggcgggcgtcggtgagcggcggcagcgagcgGCGCGTGAAGAAGCCCCTGAGCGAGGTGTCGTCGGTGTcgaagcagctgcagctgcagcgcgGTGGGTCGtcgctgtcgtcgtcgtcgtcgtcgggcggCGGGTCGTTCAGGGCGGGCATGCAGCTGAGGCGGCTGTCGGGGTGCTACGAGTGCCACATGGTGGTGGATCCCgtcagcggcagcggcagcggcagctcgTCGATGAGGGCCACCACCGTGTGCCCCTGCCCCGACTGCGGCGAGATCTTCGTCAGGCAGGAGAGCCTGCAGCTCCACCAGTCCATCAGGCACGCAG TGAGCGAGCTTGGCGCGGATGACACGAGCCGGAACATCATCGAGATCATCTTCCAGTCGAGCTGGCTCAAGAAGCAGAGCCCCGTGTGCAAGGTGGAGCGCATCCTCAAGGTGCACAACACGGCCCGGACGCTGGCCCGCTTCGAGGAGTACCGCGACGCCGTGAAGGCCAAGGCGgcggcccagcagcagcagcagccggcggccAAGACGACGAAGCACCCGCGCTGCACCGCCGACGGCAACGAGCTGCTCCGCTTCCACTGCGCCACCCTGGCCTGCGAGCTCGGCCTCAACGGCGCCACCCACCTCTGCTCcagttccggcggcggcgggtgcggcgcgTGCGCCATCATCCGCGACGGCTTCAAGATCAATaacgccggcgatggcggcggcgtccgcaCCATGGCGACGAGCGGCCGCGCGCACGACGCGGTTGCTGGCGCTCCTCTagatcaggaggaggaggagcgcaggTGCAGGGCGATGCTGGTGTGCCGGGTGATCGCGGGGCGGGTGAAGCGGCCGACGCAgctgggggaggaggaggaggcgtcgtCGGAGGAGTTCGACtcggtggcggcgtcggcgggggtGTACTCCAACTTGGAGGAGCTGCAGGTGTTCAACCCCAGGGCCATCCTGCCATGCTTTGTCGTCGTGTACAAGGCGGCTTACTAA